In the genome of Candidatus Melainabacteria bacterium, the window CTGCTTACTAATCTGCTTGAGCGTAGTGAAGACTCCAGGTCCCGTAGAAGCAATGGATTCAAAGGAAACCACTTTACCTGTTGGATTCAAATCACTCTCCATCATCTCAAGACTCATAGCACTTGTGAGATCCCGTTTGTTGTATTGCAACACATAGGGAACTGACTGTAACGATAAGCCATAGCTTTCAAGATTCTCTTTCATGTTTTCTAGAGCATCGATATTTTCCTGACGTCTGACGATATCAGAGTCAGCCACGAAAATAATTCCGTCGGCGCCGTTTAAAATAAGCTTGCGGCTGGCGTTGTATTCAACCTGTCCGGGAACTGTATACATCGAAAAGCGTGTTTTGAAACCTTGAACGGTGCCCAGGTCTAATCCAAAATAGTCAAAGAACAGCGTTCGTTCAGTCTCAGTAGCAAGACTGATAAAATCTCCGCGCGTCTGAGGCGCCAGCTGACTGTATATAAACTTCAAGTTTGCGGTTTTGCCACCAAGACCGGTGCCATAATAAACGATCTTACAGTTAATTTCTCTAGTGAACAGATTTATCATTGCCATGGTTAATCCTCGTGCTGCAACGCAGCAGTGAGCCGCCGCCCGCGCTGCTGCGGTCAGAGACTAGCTATTGAACTCCACTACTGCAATTATTTCACCTTCGAAATAAGCACGGTATGTGGTGCCTCTTAAAACTCACCTGGGGTCCACCCTAACCAGTCAACCGGAAAGAAGTTGAATACAGATAGAAACTTTGGTGCCAGTTGGAAACGACATAGCACTTGTCCAATTGACTTCAGCGCCGATTGCTGAAGCACGCTCGCGAATATTCTTCAGCCCACGCGACAAGGTATTACGCGTGTCTCGAATGCCGCGTCCATTATCCTCTATCGAAACAATCAAGCTGCCGGCTCTTTCTTCTACGAGAACAGTTGTATGAGTCGCGCCGGAATGTTTCTCGATGTTGTTGAGGGCTTCCTGGGTAACACGATATATGGCGAATTTTGCCTCGTCTGAAATTTCAATGCGATCACGCTGAAGATTCGAATAGACAATTGCTTCTATCAAACTGGCGCGGCGAAATCTGTCGACAAGAGCCTGGATAGATGGAATCAAGCCTGCCTCGGTCAACAATCGCGGATGCAGATCAGACATCACCGCACTGACGCCAGCAGCAATTAACTCCATTCTCCCAGTCACATCTTGAACCACTAATTGATCGCCTAAGTTGCCAGCGAGAAGCACAATATTTTCCAGGCGAGGAAGAATGAATCGATCAATCTCATCTGAAATATTCTTGCGTTCGGCGCCGACCGCCAGGCTTTCAAAAAGCGCTCTGTCTCGGTTAATCAAACGAGCCCACTCGTCTTTAGCGTGCGCGAGAATAATATCTAATTCGGATAGTCTCGCTTGAGACAATTCATCAACATCGAACTCTTCACTAGCCATCACAGGCGATGCTTCCTCAGATATCGAAATCACCAGGTCGTTTGGAAACTGGTCGCGAGCCCCCAGTGAATCAAGTTGCACGCTAGCCCCGGCAAGAGAGCACCAGGCTTCAAATGCGTCAAAATCTGCTCTCTCCGCAGTAATCCACTGTGCGGAGGAAACGAGCTTATCGGCACAGCGAATCGTGATAACACTTTGGTCGTTGATACGCTGATATTGGATCATAAGCATGTCATTTTCGGATTCGACAAACATCTTCAAAAGCGCTTGAATGGCGCGATACACACAGAGTTGCTGCAGTCTGGATAATTGACATTCTTCAGCTTGTTCAAAGAACAAAATAAGACGTCCGCACCGCCTCATGTAACGCTTGCAGATATTGTCGATGGCTGGAAGCAACCCTAACTCTTCCAGATCTACTGGATGCAACTCGCCCAGCAAATCACGAAAGGCTGAGATGGATTGATGAACCTCGTCCACCAGAGCAGCGCAACTCGATGCAGCGGCGCTGGATGCAGCAGCATTGGATTCAGCGACGTTGGATGCAGCGCTGCCGGGTAAGCCCAGGTTTGGCGTACCGCCAGTTTGGGCTTGAACAGAGCGAATCAAACGTGCCAGCAATGGCAAACTCTCATCGTGCAATTCTTTTGCAACCCGATGTCGCTCTGCTTCAACAGCTGCAAACTCAAATTCAAATTGAATCATACGAGCTTCTGCATTCCAACGCGAACCAATATGACGGGCACGCGCCGCTATAGCAGATTTACTCGTCGCAGAGGTCGGCGGTGCCTGACTCTCAGCCAACGAAGAGCTTATCCTGGTTCGCACCAAAAGAGCCGAATACTCCGCCCATAATTTTTTCATCGTCAAAAGCGATTGCAGTCGCGGCGGAAGTGCGACCATCGAAGTTTGCTCACATTGCAAGGGGCGCTGCAAACGTCGCCTCCAATCACCCACCAATGCCAATTCGATTCTCTCACAAGACGGCAAGCTGTGAACTGGGAGGGCAAGCAGGAGGCACCTGGGGTTCACCCCAGGTCGCCATAGACCAGCTACGGCCTTGCACAACGACCAGGAAACGGCGACTTAGCGAACCTGGACCTTAACCTATAATGGAATAATCTGGTAAACGGAACAATCTGGCGGCGACAATCGACACAGACATGCAATTTCAGATTCTCCTTTTCG includes:
- a CDS encoding gliding-motility protein MglA; translated protein: MAMINLFTREINCKIVYYGTGLGGKTANLKFIYSQLAPQTRGDFISLATETERTLFFDYFGLDLGTVQGFKTRFSMYTVPGQVEYNASRKLILNGADGIIFVADSDIVRRQENIDALENMKENLESYGLSLQSVPYVLQYNKRDLTSAMSLEMMESDLNPTGKVVSFESIASTGPGVFTTLKQISKQILNRLQ